CGGCGGGCCGCCGAGGCGGGCGCCACGATCGCGTACGTCAACATGGTCGGCGGCCAGGACGAACTGGTCTTCGACGGCGACTCGATGGTCGTCGCCGCCGACGGCACCCTGCTGGCCCGCGCCCCGCAGTTCGTCGAGCACCTGCTCGTACACGACCTGGAACTGCCGGCGGGAGACGTCGACGCGCCGACCAGCGACCGGACCAGTGCCGCCAGCACCGGCGGCGCCGTGGACGGCAGCGGAACCGCCGGCGAGGTGGTGACCTCCATCGAGACCGCCGACGAGGTGCTGGCCGGGAACCGGTACGCCGAGGACGGCGGCCGGACCACGATGCGGATCGCCCGGGTGGTGGTGGGCGACCCGCCGCCCGCTCCCGCCGGACCGCCGGTCGACGGTGGGATCGCCGAACGGATCGTCGACGAGGCGGAGGTCTGGTCGGCGCTGGTGCTGGGGCTGCGCGACTACGTCAACAAGAACGGCTTCCCGTCGGTCATCCTCGGCCTCTCCGGCGGCATCGACTCCGCGGTGGTCGCGGCGATCGCGGTCGACGCGCTCGGCCCGGACCGGGTGGTCGGGGTGTCGCTGCCGAGCCAGCACTCCTCCGGACACTCCCGCGACGACGCCGCCGACCTGGCCAAGCGGACCGGACTGGACCTCCGGACCGAACCGATCCAGGCGATGGTCGACGCGTTCCTCGCCAACATGTCCCTCTCCGGGCTCACCGTGGAGAACCTGCAGGCGCGGGTCCGGGGTGTGGTGCTGATGGCACTGTCGAACCAGGAGGGGCACCTCGTCCTCACCACCGGCAACAAGAGCGAACTGGCGGTCGGTTACTCCACCCTCTACGGCGACTCCGTCGGCGGCTTCAACCCGATCAAGGATGTCTGGAAGACCCTGGTCTGGCAGTTGGCGAACTGGCGCAACGCGGACGCGGTCGCGCGCGGCCAACAGCCCCCGATCCCGGAGAACTCGATCCAGAAACCGCCGAGCGCCGAGCTGAGCCCGGGGCAGCTCGACAGCGACTCGCTGCCGGACTACTCGGTGCTCGACCCGATCCTCGTCGGCTACGTCGACGGGGACCAGGGCCGGGAGGACCTGATCGCGTCCGGCCACGACCCGGAGGTGCTGGACCGGGTGCTGCGGATGGTGGATACCGCCGAGTACAAGCGCCGGCAGGCGGCGCCCGGCCCCAAAATCAGCATCAAGGCGTTCGGCCGGGACCGCCGGCTGCCGATCACCAACCGGTGGCGGGAGCGCGGCTGAATCGGGTGGGCGGTGTGAAATCCTCCACTGCACTCTGACCCGGCCCCATATCGCGGTGCGACGATCGACGCGGACCCGGGGACCGCGAGCGCGGCCTCGAGGCGAGAGGAGTCGTGATGTCCGAACCAGGAGCCACCCCGACACCGGAGACCAGCGTCACCACCCCGGCCGGTGATCCGGCGGCGAACGAGGTGACCGCGTTGTACGGGGGCCCGGCCAGCCGGCGCGTGCGTACCCGTGACCTGGTCACCGCCCGCGAGCGGGGCGAACGGTGGGCGATGCTCACCTCGTACGACCAGTACACCGCGTCGATTTTCGACCAGGCCGGCATTCCGGTGCTGCTGGTCGGTGACTCGGCGGCGAACAACGTCTTCGGTTACGAGACGACCGTGCCGGTGACCGTGGACGAGTTGCTGCCACTGGTCCGGGCGGTGGTCCGGGCGACCCGGTACGCGCTGGTCGTCGCCGACCTGCCGTTCGGCTCGTACGAGGAGGGGCCGACGCAGGCGCTGCGTACCGCGGTGCGGTTCATGAAGGAGGGCGGCTGCCACGCGGTGAAGTTGGAGGGCGGCCGGCGGGTCGCCGCCCAGATCGCCGCGTTGACCACCGCCGGCATCCCGGTGATGGGGCACATCGGTTTCACCCCGCAGAGCGAGCACACCATCGGGGGCTACCGGGTGCAGGGGCGCGGCGACGCGGCCGACGAGGTGCTGGCCGACGCGCGCGCGGTGGCCGAGGCGGGGGCGTTCTCGGTGGTGCTGGAGATGGTGCCGGGTGAGGTCGCCAAGCGGGTGACCCACGAGGTGGGCATCCCGACGATCGGCATCGGCGCCGGCCCCGACACCGACGCGCAGGTGCTGGTCTGGCAGGACATGGCGGGTCTGCGTACGGGCAGGGCGCCCCGGTTCGTGAAGCGGTACGCCGACCTCTCCGGGGTGCTCACCTCGGCGACCCGGCAGTTCGCCGCCGAGGTACGCGGTGGCGGGTTCCCCGGCACGGAACACACCTTCTAGTCCGGCCGCCGGGGGTGCGGGCTCGGATCCGCACCCCCGGTCGGTACGGCTCAGACGTCGGTGATCCGGACGCCGGCGTGGGCCCGGTACCGCTTGTTGATGGCGATCAGGTTCGCGGTGAACGCCTCGACCTGGTGCGCGTTGCGCAGCCGGCCGGCGTAGATGCCGCGCATCCCGGGGATCCGGGCGGCGAGCGCCGCGACGATGCCGACCAGTTCCCGTTCCTCGGTGCAGATCAGCACGTCGAGGTCGATCCGGTCGATCTCCGGGTTGGCGAGCAGCGGTGCGCTGACGTGGTTGAACGCGGCGCAGACCCGGGACTCCGGCAGCAGGGCGGCGGCCTGCTGCACCGCGCTGCCCTCCTCGACCCGCAACGCGTACGGGCCCTGTTTGTCGAAGCCGAGCGGGTTGACGCAGTCGACGACGATTTTGCCGGCGAGCGGTTCGCGCAGCGCGGCGACGGTGGCGGCGTGCCCGTCCCACGGCACCGCGATGACGACCACGTCGGCGTCGGCGCAGACGCTGGCGTTGTCGTTCCCGGTGACGTCCGCGTCGGCGGGGAGCCCGGGCAGGGCGGCGATCTCCTTCGCGGACTGCGCGGCGCGCTCCGCCGAACGGGAACCGATCAGCACCCGCTGTCCGGCGCGGGCGAACCGGTAGGCCAGCCCCCGCCCCTGGTCGCCGGTGCCGCCGATGATGCCGACGGTGAGCCCGGAAACGTCGGGCAGCTCGCTCGCGTCGTATGCCATGGGGTCCATCCTGCCAAACCGGCGACGCCACCGGCCGGCATGGTCGGACGCCACCGGCCGGGATGGTCGGACGCCACCGGCCGGCATGGTCAGTCGCGGGCGAAGAGCACCTTGCGGGCGACCGGATCGGCGGTGACCAGGCGGACCCGTACCCGCTCGCCGAGCGGCAGCTCGCCCTCGCAGCGGGCCCGTACCGGTGGCTCGTCGAGCGCGACCGTGCCACCTGGTCGACGGGCCGACCGACCCGGGCCGCCGGTGGTGGTCGCCGGGCCGGCCGCCACGGCTGGGCGGTCGACGTCGAGTACGGCCACCTCGAAGCTCTCCCCCACCCGGTCGCGCAACAGCACCGCCTCGGTCAGTTCCACGGCGGCGCGGGTGGCGGCCGAGGCGGTCCGGTCGGTGCTGGCCATCACGGCCGGCAGTCGCGGCAGCGCGGCCCGGGCCCACTCCGGTAACTCCGTACCGGCGTGCAGGGCCAGGCAGACCTCGGTGGCGTACCGGTCGGCGAGTCGACGCAACGGCGCGGTGACGTGTGCGTACGCGGCGGCGACTCCACCGTGGCGGGGGTCGGCGGGCGGTTCCCCGTCGAAGGCGGTGTAACCGGAGCCGCGGAGCAGTTCGGCGGCGTGGTCGAGGAAGGCGGCGGCCCGGGGCTGGGCCGGGTCGATGGTGGTGAGCACCTGCCCGACGCTGGCGCCTTCCGGCCACTCGATGTCGAGTCCGGTCGCGGCGACCCGCAGGCCGCGCACCGCCTCCGGCTTCGGGGTCGGCATCGTGCGCAGCAGTCCGACCCGGCCGGCGAGCATCAGGTCGGCGGCGGCCATTCCGGTGAGCAGGGAGATCTGGGCGTTGTAGTCCTCCATCGGCGATGGTGCCCGCAGCACCAGTCGCCAGCCGCCGTCGTCGGGCTCGACGTCCTGTTCCGGCAGCGGAAGGTTGATCGCGCCGCGGTCCAGTCCCCGGTCGATGAGAAGTTTGCCGAGTTCGGGGAGGAGGGCGATCGGTTCGGCCAACCGGCCGGCGTCCGCGTCGGCCTGTACGCCGACATAGTCGAGCTTGGCGCGGCTGCGCACCCGGGCCCGTTCCAGTCCGACCGAGACGGTCGCACCGTCGGCGTCGAGGTCGATGGTCCAGAGCACGGCGGCCCGTTCGACGTCGGGCAGCAGGCTCGCCGCGCCTTCGCTGAGCGTGGTCGGGTGCAGGGGGATGTTGCCGTCGGGGAGGTAGATGGTCTGTCCCCGCCGCCAGGTCTCCGCGGCGAGCGCACCGTCGGGGCGGACGTGGGCGGCGACGTCGGCGATCGCGTACCGGACCCGGTAGCCGCCGCCGGGTCGCCGGCTCAGGCACATCGCCTGGTCGAGGTCGCGGGAGCTGGCCGGGTCGATGGTGACGAACGGGATGTCGGTCCGGTCGGCGGCCGGGCCCGGTGGGGCGGCCGCCGACTCGTCGGCCTCGCGTTGCGCCGCGACTGGAAACTGTGTCGGCAGTTCCAGTTCGCGGCGCAACGCGCTGAAGTCGATGCGGGGCGCCACTACGCGTCGGATCACCACGGGTCATTCCTACCAGCGTGGTGCCAGCCCGTGCCGGGGCGCCCGGCATCGTCGGTCAGCCGGCCGCCTTGCGGACCGTCGCCCGGGTCGACTTCTTGGCCGGTGCCTGCCGGGCGGCCACCTTCTTGGCGGGGGCCTTGCGGGCGGTGATCTTCTTGGCCGGCGTACGCGTGGTGGTGGTCCCCGCCTTTTTTGCGGTCGCCTTCTTGATCGCGCCGACGGTGGTCTTCCGCGCCCCGGTGGCCGCGCGCGAGGTGGTCGACTTCGCGGTGGTGGCCTTCTTGGCCGGGGCCTTCTTCGCGGTGGCGCGGGTGCCCGGGGCGGTCGACCGGGTGGCGGTCGCCTTCTTTGCCGGGGCCTTCTTCGCCGTGGTCTTCGCTCCCACGGTCTTCTTCACCGCGGATCCCGCCGTCGTGGACTTGGCCGGCGTGGACTTGGCCGCCGTCGAGCGCTTGGCGGGCGCCTTCTTCGCGGCGGTCTTCTTCACCGCACCGGCGGCACGGGTCGCCGCCGTGGTCGCCTTCTTCCGGGCGGTGGCGGCCTTCGACGCCACGGTCTTCTTCGCCGTCGTCGTCTTGGCCGCGGCCTTCTTCACCGGGGCCTTCTTCGCCGCCGTCTTCTTGGCGGTCGCCGGCCGGGTCGCGGTCGCCCGGGTCGACGTCGGGCGGGCCGCGGTCGTCGTGCTCTTCGCCGCGGCCGTGGTCTTACGCGCGGCCGGGGTCTTCTTCGCGCCGGTGGTGCTTCGTGCCGCCGTGGTCTTCTTCACGCCGGTGCGTTTGGCAGCCGGGCGGCTGGTGGCCTTTAGTGCTTCGGCCATCTGGGTCCTCCTTGCGGGACATGCTCTCGGGGGTCTCCGGGTGGAGACCGCGGAGTACTTCGACGACGCGGGCTCTGCGCCGCGCCGCTACCTCTCCTCCCCGGCCCAGCGGGCATCCTCGGCGTCCCACTCCTCGTTGCGTTGCCGGACCTTCTCCAGCGCGTGCTCCGCGTCGTGTGCCGAGGCGTACGGACCGAGGACGTAGCGCGCCGGGCAAATGTCGGCGTCCGTCTCGACCCGGTGGTGTCGTAGGCACCAGTAGTACCGTTCACCACTTCCGCTGTCGCTCATGTGATAACTGTGCACCGCAAAGTAACTGGAGCGCTACCTTTTCACACAAAAAGTCGGACTCTTCTCCACAATAGACGCGATCCGTTTCCGCAGGTGAGGAATCCGCAGAGGCGACTCATTTCCGGAAAGTGCTTGTCAGGAAAGGGAATCGCACGACACCGGAGGGTGGACACGGCGCGTGTGCCGGGCCGACCCGGCCCGGAAAAAAATATCCGGTACGCGTGCGCCGACGGCCGTGTCGCCGCCCCTGCCGGGCCGCACCCGCCCCGTCCCGACACCCGGACCGCTCTGCCCGCCACGTCGCGGCGACCGGTCCGGTCGGCAGTGAGTAGCGGCATAGGCGATCGTCTGGTCGGCTGATGGTCCGCGCCGTCACCCGGTCAGATCATCGGAGCATGTCTCGCTACGAGTACGCGGAAATTGTCGCCCAGTGCGCGCTGCACGGTCCGGCGGTGGTGCGGGAGTGGGTCGACTCGTCCGGCCAGACGCACCCGCTCGGCGGGATCCATCCGGCCGCCCTGCTCACCGCCTGGTCGACCGAGGGATGGGACCTCGTCACCTGCGCCACCTACGGGAACCTGCGCATCTACACGGTGCGACGACCGGTCGGGTAGCCGGGGCGGGTTTGACCCGCGACGCGGCGGGCATCACCGGGCATTGTCACCGCGAGGGAGAGCCAGTGTCCGACGCGATGGAACAGGTGGCCGGATGAGACTTCCGGTGGGCCGGGGACCAGCCTCGGCGATGCTGGTCGAGGCGCTCTCGGGCGTACCGGGACGGCTGTCGTTCGACGCCGTCGAGCGGTGGCGCACCGACGGTTCCGTGGACGTCGCGGCGATCGGGGACGAGGACCTGCAACTGTTCCTCTTCACCTGTTACGAGTTGCACTACCGGGGCTGGGACGGGGTCGACGAACGGTGGGAGTGGGAACCGTCGCTGCTCGCCGTACGCGCCGTCGCGGAACACCGGTTCGAATCGGCGCTGCGCCGCGTGGTCGGACCGGTGCCGGCGGTGGAGGCGGCTGACGTACCCGCTGCCCTCGGCACGTTGGTCGCCGACGACGACGGGCCGTCGCTCGCGGCCGAACTGCACCGCCGAGGTGACCTGGCGCGGTTTCGCGAGTTCGTCGCCCAACGTTCGGTCTACCACCTGCGGGAGGCCGATCCGCACAGTTGGGGCATCCCCCGGCTCGACGGTCCCGCCAAGGCCGCGTTGGTCGAAATCCAGATGGACGAGTACGGGCACGGCCAGTTGCCCCGGATGCACGCCGAACTCTTCCGCGACACGATGCGCTGGCTCGGACTCGACACCGGCTACCACGCGTACGTCGACTCGGTTCCGGCGGTCACCCTGGCGGCCAACAACCTCATCTCCCTGTTCGGCCTGCACCGCCGTTGGCGGGGTGCGTTGCTCGGGCATCTCGCCGCCTTCGAGATGACCTCCTCGTTGCCGAACCGCCGCTACGGTGACGCGCTGCGGCGCCTCGGCGGTCCACCGGAGGCGACCCGTTTCTACGACGAGCACGTGGTGGCCGACGCGGTGCACGAGCAGATCGCCACGTACGACCTCTGCGGCTCGTTCGCGGCGGCGGAACCGGCGCGCGCAGCGGACGT
The Micromonospora pisi DNA segment above includes these coding regions:
- the panB gene encoding 3-methyl-2-oxobutanoate hydroxymethyltransferase produces the protein MSEPGATPTPETSVTTPAGDPAANEVTALYGGPASRRVRTRDLVTARERGERWAMLTSYDQYTASIFDQAGIPVLLVGDSAANNVFGYETTVPVTVDELLPLVRAVVRATRYALVVADLPFGSYEEGPTQALRTAVRFMKEGGCHAVKLEGGRRVAAQIAALTTAGIPVMGHIGFTPQSEHTIGGYRVQGRGDAADEVLADARAVAEAGAFSVVLEMVPGEVAKRVTHEVGIPTIGIGAGPDTDAQVLVWQDMAGLRTGRAPRFVKRYADLSGVLTSATRQFAAEVRGGGFPGTEHTF
- a CDS encoding RNB domain-containing ribonuclease, with protein sequence MVIRRVVAPRIDFSALRRELELPTQFPVAAQREADESAAAPPGPAADRTDIPFVTIDPASSRDLDQAMCLSRRPGGGYRVRYAIADVAAHVRPDGALAAETWRRGQTIYLPDGNIPLHPTTLSEGAASLLPDVERAAVLWTIDLDADGATVSVGLERARVRSRAKLDYVGVQADADAGRLAEPIALLPELGKLLIDRGLDRGAINLPLPEQDVEPDDGGWRLVLRAPSPMEDYNAQISLLTGMAAADLMLAGRVGLLRTMPTPKPEAVRGLRVAATGLDIEWPEGASVGQVLTTIDPAQPRAAAFLDHAAELLRGSGYTAFDGEPPADPRHGGVAAAYAHVTAPLRRLADRYATEVCLALHAGTELPEWARAALPRLPAVMASTDRTASAATRAAVELTEAVLLRDRVGESFEVAVLDVDRPAVAAGPATTTGGPGRSARRPGGTVALDEPPVRARCEGELPLGERVRVRLVTADPVARKVLFARD
- a CDS encoding histone, encoding MAEALKATSRPAAKRTGVKKTTAARSTTGAKKTPAARKTTAAAKSTTTAARPTSTRATATRPATAKKTAAKKAPVKKAAAKTTTAKKTVASKAATARKKATTAATRAAGAVKKTAAKKAPAKRSTAAKSTPAKSTTAGSAVKKTVGAKTTAKKAPAKKATATRSTAPGTRATAKKAPAKKATTAKSTTSRAATGARKTTVGAIKKATAKKAGTTTTRTPAKKITARKAPAKKVAARQAPAKKSTRATVRKAAG
- a CDS encoding iron-containing redox enzyme family protein codes for the protein MRLPVGRGPASAMLVEALSGVPGRLSFDAVERWRTDGSVDVAAIGDEDLQLFLFTCYELHYRGWDGVDERWEWEPSLLAVRAVAEHRFESALRRVVGPVPAVEAADVPAALGTLVADDDGPSLAAELHRRGDLARFREFVAQRSVYHLREADPHSWGIPRLDGPAKAALVEIQMDEYGHGQLPRMHAELFRDTMRWLGLDTGYHAYVDSVPAVTLAANNLISLFGLHRRWRGALLGHLAAFEMTSSLPNRRYGDALRRLGGPPEATRFYDEHVVADAVHEQIATYDLCGSFAAAEPARAADVLFGAACCLTLDRLVAEHMLASWARERSSLRLPIALGH
- a CDS encoding NAD+ synthase translates to MPTLRLALAQVNPTVGDLAGNAATVRRTSRAAASAGAQLVAFPEMMLTGYPVEDLVFRKSFVTASQAALRQLAADLDSDGLGDLPVLLGYLDSDEFGETADGGTTQHDQTSTGAGPTRTRGPRNALAVLHRGAVVATYFKHHLPNYGVFDEDRYFLPGDTLTVVRLGGVDVGLTICEDLWQAGGPFAVARQAGVGLVVNINGSPYERNKDDVRLPLVRRRAAEAGATIAYVNMVGGQDELVFDGDSMVVAADGTLLARAPQFVEHLLVHDLELPAGDVDAPTSDRTSAASTGGAVDGSGTAGEVVTSIETADEVLAGNRYAEDGGRTTMRIARVVVGDPPPAPAGPPVDGGIAERIVDEAEVWSALVLGLRDYVNKNGFPSVILGLSGGIDSAVVAAIAVDALGPDRVVGVSLPSQHSSGHSRDDAADLAKRTGLDLRTEPIQAMVDAFLANMSLSGLTVENLQARVRGVVLMALSNQEGHLVLTTGNKSELAVGYSTLYGDSVGGFNPIKDVWKTLVWQLANWRNADAVARGQQPPIPENSIQKPPSAELSPGQLDSDSLPDYSVLDPILVGYVDGDQGREDLIASGHDPEVLDRVLRMVDTAEYKRRQAAPGPKISIKAFGRDRRLPITNRWRERG
- the npdG gene encoding NADPH-dependent F420 reductase, producing the protein MAYDASELPDVSGLTVGIIGGTGDQGRGLAYRFARAGQRVLIGSRSAERAAQSAKEIAALPGLPADADVTGNDNASVCADADVVVIAVPWDGHAATVAALREPLAGKIVVDCVNPLGFDKQGPYALRVEEGSAVQQAAALLPESRVCAAFNHVSAPLLANPEIDRIDLDVLICTEERELVGIVAALAARIPGMRGIYAGRLRNAHQVEAFTANLIAINKRYRAHAGVRITDV